gtgtatttaccaccaccaccaatgcTGGCACTGAGACCACACTCAACGCGCCGTGCAAGCAAGGAAATGCACATCCGGACgcggccggtgattttaatgcagggaaactgaaatccatcttacctcatttttaccaccatgtcacctgtgcaactagaggtgacaactttagatcacctttactccacccacagagacacatacaaagctctccctcgccctccatttggcaaatctgatcataactctttcctcctgattcctgcttacaagcaaaaactcaaacaggaagtacctgtggaAGTGGTCcggtgaagcagatgctaagctacaggactgtttcgctagcacagactggaatatgttctgggattaatccgattgaggagtttaccacatcaatcaccggcttcattaatacagtaagtgcattgacgatgtcatccccacagtgaccataaaTACATATCGAAACCAgatgccatggattacaggcaacatccgcactgacctaaaggctagagctgccagtttgaaggagcaggacactaatccggacgcttataagaaacccTGCTACGACCTCAGACGAGCCATCAAACAGTAAagacgtcaatacaggactaggatcgaatcctactacgccGGCGGTGACAgtagtcggatgtggcagggcttgcaaactatcacggattacaaagggaactcagtgacacgagcctaccagataagCTAAATtaattctatgctcgcttcgaggaaagcaACACTCAACTATGCATAAGCGCACagatgttccggacgactgtgtgatctcactctctgtagccaatgtgagtaagaccttttaaacaggttaacattgacaaggccgcggggccagactgattaccaggatCCATTCTTGGAGCAtttgcagaccagctggcaagtgtcttcactgacgttTTCATTTTCTCACtcacccagtctgtaatacctacatgtttcaagcagaccacaatagtccctgtACCCAGTAACGCCAAGGTGACCTGTTTAAATAACTGTCACCCCATAGCACTGAAATctttagccatgaaatgctttgaatggctggtcacaatggcacatcaacaccatcatcccagataccctggacccactccaatttgcatagcgccccaacagatccacaaatttcgcaatctctattacactccacactgccctctcccacctggagaagaggaacacctatgtaagaatgctgttcattgactacagctcagcgttcaacaccataatacccacaaagctaatcactaagctcaggaccctgggactaaacacctccctctgcaactggatcctggacttcctgacagtccgcccccaggtggtgagtgtaggcaacaacacatccgccacgctgatcctcaacacaggggccctttAGGGGTGCGTGCTtgatcccctcctgtactccctgttcacccacgactgtgtggcagcgcatgactccaacaccatcattaagttggctgacaacaccacagtggttggcctgatcactgacgaagatgagacagcctatagggatgaggtcagtgccctggcagtgtggtgccaggacaacaacctctcaatgTCAGCCAGACAaacgagctgatcgtggactacaggaaacggaggccCGAGTACGCCTACGTCAACAGAGCTGTGGTGGAACGAGTccagaacttcaagttcctctgtgtcaaAATCACTAAGGAATTTTCATGGTCCTCACACACTaatacagtcgtgaagagggcacgacaacaccaattccacctcaggagactgaacagatttggcatgggccttcagattctcaaagttctacagctgcgcaAGGCCAGATaaacactgaagttgcttaccaagaagacagtgaatgttcctgagtggcctagttacaattttgaaataaatcgtcttgaaaatggctgtcaatgatcaacaaccaacttgacagagcttgaagaattttagaaagaataatgtgcaaatattgtacaatccatgtgtgaaaagctcttagagacttacccagaacaactcacagctgtaataggtgattctaacatgttttgactcgggggtgtgaatacttcaaTTCAATTCttcattccaagatggcgtagcagtcagacgtctttgtccttcgtcgtgtcccatgtatatatatttttctttgcatatctttaaaaatatatatatatattaacttcaaaatactctcctgcaacccgcctcacccaatgtggtgtggatgcagtctatcacggtgccatccgttttgtcaccaaagccccatatactacccaccgctgcgacctgtatgctctcgttggctggccctcgcttcatactcgtctccaaacccactgtctccaggtcatctacaagtctctgctaggtaaagccccgccttctctcagctcactggtcaccatagcagcacccacctgtagcacacgctccagcaggtatatctcactggtcacccccaaagccaattcttcctttggccgcctttccttccagttctctgctgccaatgactggaacgaactgcaaaaatctctgaagctggagactcatatctccctcactagctttaagcaccagctgtcagagcagctcacagatcactgcacctgtacatagcccatctgtaaatagcccatccaactacctcatccccatactgtatttatttatcttgctcctttgcaccccagtatctctacttgcacattcatcttctgcacatctaccattccagtctttaattgctatattgtaattacttcgccaccatggcctatttattgactttcctctcttatcctacctcatttgcacacactgtatatagactatttctactgtattattgactgtatgtttgtttattccatgtgtaagtctgttgttgtatgtgtcgaactctttgctttatcttggccaggtcacagttgtaaatgagaacttgttctcaactagcctacctggttaaaggtgaaataagtagattttttttaatgtcaatcagatatttctgtatttaattttcaataatttagcaaaaatatctaaacaacttttcactttgtctttatggggtgttgtgtgtagatgggtgaggaaaatAATGAGTTCCGGCTTTAACACAACGAAGTTAGcaataagtcaagggatatgaatactttctgtaggcCATGTATATGCATGCAATGCCCATATGCATTTAGCGCTCAATTCTCTGACAACTGAACCGTGTGGTGGACAATTGTTTTTTCAAAACACTGCCAACACTCTGTTTGCATGGCtagtggctaacgttagccagctcaAGATAGCTAACGCAGAGTAGATTCTCCATATGACGTTAAGAAATAGTCCATTATGGGTCGTTTAGAAGATATCCGGAAATAAGTTAATAAATATGTAAAAAACCCAAAACATAACTATTTTTGTAGTTATAGGTAACCCGAATGTGACTACACATTACTTAAGTCTTTGACCAAACTGTGTTGTTACTTTGGTGAGTAGAAACTCATGCCTCCTACCCTTTTAAGTCAATGTAAAACCCATCACCCAACATTTGATTTGCTAAACCACCCATTGCAATGGTATGGCACCAATAGAAATTGGAAGGAAATCATTGCCTTTAAATGCCCCAAACTGCTAATTTGTGTGGTGACTCACTCACAGCACATGCGTTTAACACAGGCACTCGGTTTGAGTGGATGGTGTCTCTAGGGATGAGGCAttttcaatgacagtcaacagtaTCTCATACCTCCAGTCATTACTATCATCACTCACAAATTAGTAGATCAATCAAATGAAAGTGCATGTGACTTGGTGGATATGATTTAGATGGTAAAAGCACTGTGTGACTGCTGAtgtgaaaaatacatttgattgagggTTCCTATGATACCCAGTCATGGAGATAAGGAATtatgtcccacacacacacacgcctcatcCTGTCAGAATATCAGAGCTCTTGGTCTTTAGTCTGTGTTCATGGAGATAAAGAATTATGTACACGTGTTTTTTTTTGTCCAGCAGGCAGACTAGCAGGTCTCATACTGCAACGCATTTGCAGCCAACCAGGTCCTCCTAAAAAAAAACGTGTTATTTTTTCAACTGACCTGAAATTCACACTCCTACATAAATTCCTTTCTTCTCCAGGACTGCGTCACTTTGGTAAGGCTGAGGCGTCAGTGGAGGAGGTGCTTGCCTACCTGGAGGAGGCCTACTGTGGCCGCATTTCCATAGAGACCAGTCAGTTGACCAGTCTGGAGGAAAGGGAGTGGCTCGCCGACCGCTTCGAGGAGTTGAAGAAGGAGACATTTGCGGCGGAGGAAAGGAAGAAGTTTGCCAAACTCATGCTGGAGTCAcaggtagatgggtggatggatggggatgaagagagcgagggggggggagagaaagagacctcCACAGAGGAGAGACAGTTGGCTAAGCTCCTGTTGAAGTCACGTGGGTGGATAGGTAGATGGGTCAAAGGTCGACGTCGTCACACAGTATTACAGCCGAATAACCTTTTCATAGCCTAATTTAATGAAAATGTGTATCTTATCTAACAGAGTAATTGGCATCTTGTTTAATGACTTTATTCCCACAAAATGTTTATCTTATCAGCAAGAATGTGATGGTATTGGTTTTATCAATGTTAATTAAATTTTTTCCCTATTTCCAAGACGACTGATCTTGCTGACTTATTTATGTATTTagcttttatttaaccagataaatcattgagaacacattctcttttTACAATAACAGCCTGAAATTACCTGTTTCATCTTGTTACCTCAGGAGTTTGATAATTTCCTGGCCAACAAGTTTTCCACGGTGAAGCGTTACGGTGGTGAGGGAGCGGAGAGCATGATGGGAGTGTTCTATGAGATGTTCCGCCTGTTGGCCCACAGTGGGGTGACGGACGTCGTCATGGGGATGCCTCATCGCGGGCGACTCAACCTCCTCACGGGGCTGCTGCAGTTCCCACCAGAGGTCAGGGTTCAGACACTATGGATCACTTCCAGGTCAAATTCCTGGCTGTAGTGTTTACCTGAGTTAACCACACTCACTGGGGATTACCAATAAACTCCATGTAATTGTCAGCTGCAATGCGCTATGCAGGGTGACGATAAGAGAGAATCCAGTGTTACCTTATCAGAAAGTGACCGTAAAAAGTTTCTGTGGATGATGACCTtgaattttgttgtttttcttactGAGGTGAACAGGTTTTGGGAGAGGTGAAATCTGGAACCCCAGTATAACATTTATTTGTTTCgtgtgcctctctccctccacctccagctGATGTTCCGTAAGATGCGTGGCCTCAGTGAGTTCCCAGCGGACTCTCCCTCCATCGGTGACgtcctctcccacctctcctcctctgtagAGCTGGATTTCGGTGCTGCCCACCTCCTCAAAGTGACCATGCTGCCCAACCCCTCCCACCTGGAGGCCATCAACCCAGTCACCCAGGGGAAGACCAGGGCCCGGCAGCAGCTCAAACAGGAGGGAGACTACTCACCAGACGAGAACGCACAGCCTGGGAATAAAGTCGTATGTCTCCAGGtatagtgtgtgtgaatgtatatgtgtaatatatatatatatataactaggcaactccgttaagaacaaattcttagtttacaatgacggcctaccccggccaaaccctcccctaacccgaacaacgctgggccaattgtggctCTAACCAGACTAGtgcgaggccccggtgcacaactgagcaagaggacaagtacattagagtgtctagtttgagaaacagacacctcacaagtcctcaactggcagcttcgttatatagtacccgcaaaacaccggtctccgctggccttctaggcagaattcctctgtccagtgtctgtgttcttttgcccatcttaatcttttaattttttattggccagtctgagatatggctttttctttgcaaatctgcctagaaggccagcatcccggagttgcctcttcactgttgacgttgagactggtgttttgtgggtactatttaatgaagctgccccCCTCCCCTCGGTTTTGTTGCAATTAGGGGAGCTAACGTCTCATTTAGGGGAGCTGAGCCCCCCCTGGTTCCCCCATAATTCGCACCTTGGCCCTCAGGCCAatgtgtttgacacccctgaactAGAAACACATTCACTGATTAACATTGCTATAGAATAGTGTACGTGATTGCCCTCTCGTGAATTTGTTTTGCATGTGTAGTACAATATGTAAAAGAGAGGGATAGTAGGAAGGGATTATTACGCTGAAGTACAGTTTATAGGGTCATAAGGGCATTATCCATTGTTGATGTCAAGATATTTTCAGAATTTCAAGCCTGGGGATCATTGTGGAAACTCTCCTTACTTTTCTCAGGTCCATGGGGATGCCTCATTCTCGGGTCAAGGGATTGTTCCAGAGACATTCACCATTTCACTACTCCCCCACTTCAGAGTCGGTGGGAGCATCCACCTCATTGTAAACAACCAAGTGGGTTATACCACTCCATCTGCGAGAGGGAGATCGTCTTTATACTGCAGTGATGTTGGTATGTGAAATCTATTGATTTATCTATAATAGATCTTTATGGGAATTATAATCACAAATCCATTTTTTTAATGGGAATTTCAATACTctatctcactgtgtgtgtgtgtgttctcccctCTCCAGGTAAGATGGTGGGCTGTGCGGTGGTCCATGTGAATGGTGATGATGCGGAGGAGGTGGTGCGCGCCACACGTTTGGCGGTAGAGTATCAGAGACGCTTCAGGAAGGATGTCATCCTGGACCTGCTCTGCTACAGACGGTGGGGACACAACGAGCTGGACGAACCTGGTTTCACTAACCCTGCCATGTACAAGATTATCCGGTGAGTTCAGTATATTTGCTATACTCTTCCTTCTCTGGCTGATCTTGAGCCAAAAGGGGTCCACTAAATGGACAGAAATATTGTCCAGAAACTACCTCATTGTATTGAACAGGGAACACATCCCCACAACCATGAACAAAAGCATATATGTTTTACCTACAATTGTATATTTGCTTTACATTATTTGCCGTTGATATACCCTTGATTACAGAACAATGCCCAAATAACTAACCATGACATCCTACCcacttctcaccccccccccccccccagctccagGAAGAGCATCCCAGACTCCTACGCTGACCAGCTGATCTCAGAGGGCCTGATGACAGAGGAGGAGTGTGGTGCCATCAGGACAGCCCACTACGGCATGCTGAACGACAAGCTGGCCAACATGACCCTATACAGCCCACCGCCCACCAACCTGCAGGTCTGTGATGTGCACTCATTTCACATACGGCTTGATTGAGTTTACCTGGCACAATGGAATCAATAGAATAGTTGCGAAAgtgcaaaccccacccatctggcacTACAGGCAGACTAAAGCGAACGCTCAAAATGTTTGTTCCCAGGTCTCTGGTGAGGAGTGCTTTTTGGAGATTTCCATTCTTTGCTGTAACAAATGGACTTGATAAAGTTGTGTTGTTGTTACAGGGGCGCTGGGGAGGTCTGGAGGAGCCCCAGGCCAGAGTCACCCACTGGGACACGGGGGTGCCTGTCCCCCTGCTGCAGTATGTAGGGGCTAAGTCTGTGGAGATACCTGAAGAGGTCCAGCTACACAGCCACCTTGGGAAGATGCATGTGGCGGTAATAACAATTACAGGAGATATATACTATTGTAGCTaattcagggggggggggggtcctgcacGGGACTCGAACCCAGTTCCACCCCGGGACTCGAACCCAGGTCCACCGACTGTCAACCCAACACATTAGCCATTACGCCAACAGATCTCAACCTCTTTACAAGTTTGCTAGGTGTtgagttaaagggatagttggagATTTCATTGacaatggtatccacaagttcatctgactctggggaaaagGGATAAAGGGCTTTGTTGTTTTCccccttgttttttaaagactcTCTGAAGCTCAATGCAAACAGATCTGTTGTGTTCTCTCAGGGTCGCCGTGCGAAGGTGGAGAATGGAACTAATCTGGATTGGTCCACTGCTGAGGCCATGGCGTTTGGCTCTCTGCTCTGCCAAGGTCAGTCAACGGCTTTTTACACTACtgagccaaaccaagctgtactgagctgGCCTGGTTCAGCATCCATTTTAGTTGCTGGAGTATCCTAGGCAGCACAATTTGGTAAGGGTAATGTGAAAAAGGATTGATCTTCATAGATAACATTTTTTACAGAAATTGCTTGTTAGATAGATTTGTTTTCTCAGGCCTGTTATAACCATACTATGTCAATACTTACAAATGTATAGTCATTTTTAGTCATTTATATATGTAATTCTCATGTCTCTGGCTGTaagaatgtgttttgtttttcatttgtTTTGCAGGGTTCAACATTCGTATCAGTGGACAGGATGTTGGTAGGGGCACCTTCAGTCAGAGACATGCCATGATAGTTTGTCAAGACACAGATGACATGTACATCCCCCTCAATCACATAGACCCTGAACAGAAAGGATTCATGGAGGTAAATAATGAGTTATTGCAACGAGAGAAGAAAAACTAAAAACAATGGGACTTGATACAAAATAACTTGGGACTCGACTTGCACGACTTGGGACTTGAGATTCAACCCTTTTTACTCACATGAGACTTGGACCTCATGACTTGTTTACTTGCTTTACTTCTAAGTTGTATAAGAGTGTCTTGGACACCCACCTGTGATACGGCGTGCACTcttctgcgtgtgtgtctgttctAGGTGTGCAACAGTGCCCTGTCTGAGGAGGCCGTGCTGGGCTTTGAGTATGGCATGGCCATCGCCCAGCCTAAACTACTGCCTATCTGGGAGGCTCAGTTTGGAGACTTCTTCAACGGAGCTCAAATCATATTCGACACCTTCCTCTCTGGAGGTAATGAATGCTGATACTCTGGTCAATAACTTTCTGAAGTCAGTCAAGGGCTATTTTTAGGTCACCACCTTTTGAGGTTGCAGATAGTTGAATACCATAAACCAGTTTCCTTCTAGCCCCTGGTGCGATCACCTATCAAGTCCTTTCAGTTCTGTGAACACAGATTAACAAGGGCTCGGGGGAAGGGGATACACAGAATGGAGTCAACACTTTGTTTAGTATACATTTAAGATTAAACTGGATATTTGGTCAACATGATCAGTAAATCATGGGTCCCAGTAGAACACAAACTACACTTTTTAATATAAAAGCTTTATAGCGCATTCATAAGGCCTTCATAAACGTTAGGCGCTACATTCTGGTTCCACTGGGTGTTGATTTGAAACGTGTCTCCCAGGCGAGGCTAAGTGGCTGCTGCAGTGCGGGATGGTGATCCTGCTTCCCCATGGTTACGACGGAGCAGGACCTGAACACTCCTCCTGCCGCATGGAGAGGTTCCTACAGGTGAGTAGGGGAACGCAAATCACATGGGGAACAATTTTAAAGGAGCGGGGAACCTCTGATCTCCTCTGCATTTTGTGGCAGTGAGAAATGAGAAGAacagacttttttttttaagaactCTTTGGAAACAAATACCTCTACAAATAGCAGCTACGATTACCTCTGTTGTAGCTACTGTATGCCGCGGTctactctctcactgtctctttgTACTATTTATTGTATCGGTGTCTAAATCTCctcgtctttctctttctcccagctGTGTGACAgtaaggaggagggggtggatggTGACAATGTCAACATGGGCGTGGTCAACCCTACGACTCCAGCACAGTACTTCCACCTGCTGAGACGACAGATGATTCGCAACTTCCGCAAGCCGCTCATCGTGGCCGGGCCCAAGACTCTGCTCCGACTCTCTGTAGGCTACTCAATAACACATCTAATACAAGCCATTAGAGTTCAATGGGCCTGTTTGAATACCTTTAAAATGCATCCTTCCTCCCCCCCCTTCAGGTAATCACTGATCTGTAGGTGAGTGCGTGGTTAGGTGAAGGCATGGTTTTCACTGCATCGCTTCCACCAATCTTACCATGTCATATCAATGATTTCCTCAAGGAAAGAAAGGGTTAATTTTAAGGTATTCAAACAGGGATACTGTGAACATGTTTATGGGGATATTTTTGGTGACTGATTTGATGAGTTCCTGTCTCTACCTGTAGGGGGCAACATCCAGTCTGGCTGACATGGCTCCTGGAACCTCTTTCAAACCTGTGATTGGTGACACCTCAGTCACACCAGCCAGGTAAAGAAGTATCCACAACATTACACCCTCTCTTCTGCTTCCTGTTGATAAGTGTATCTCATTTTAAAATGTTGTCATTTGTGTTATGGTGTCATATGTATGTACCCAACTGCTTTAATAACTGTCCTTTCCTGCTATCCCTGTAGTGTCCAGCGGGTGGTGCTGTGTTCAGGGAAGCACTACTATGCCCTGTTGAAACAGAGGGAAACGTCAGCTGCCACTCAGACCACAGCACTGATCAGACTGGAGGAGCTGTGTCCCTTCCCTCTGGAAGCCCTGCAGCAGGAGCTCACCAAGTACACCAACGCCAAAGGTAGGCTATACCTGACCTGGCCACTATTTACCTCAAACATCTAATATCTAAAATGCCACTTTGCAGTCGCTTTTATCCAAGTACACTGACAACAAATGTATATAAGTGACCCCTGACCTGGTCTTCACTTCTTACCACAGACACTATAGGCCTGTTTCCCAGACACACATTAACCCTGGTTTAAAAAGCTATTGCATTGGAGATTCTCCATTTTTAGCATGCTTTTTATTCCAGGATTAGGCTCTTACTGTTCAACACTGCTTACTAGAG
This genomic stretch from Salvelinus alpinus chromosome 15, SLU_Salpinus.1, whole genome shotgun sequence harbors:
- the LOC139540409 gene encoding 2-oxoadipate dehydrogenase complex component E1-like: MSVLLFLKNLHCVSKVPLSVARPVVDCLYHTEKGVYGYRPKQIEGDPKLKSDHIATLNQDHGLMRLVEAYRAHGHKAAKINPLLPEDPVEDTVPEINMLTGAVQGPLNTSGLRHFGKAEASVEEVLAYLEEAYCGRISIETSQLTSLEEREWLADRFEELKKETFAAEERKKFAKLMLESQEFDNFLANKFSTVKRYGGEGAESMMGVFYEMFRLLAHSGVTDVVMGMPHRGRLNLLTGLLQFPPELMFRKMRGLSEFPADSPSIGDVLSHLSSSVELDFGAAHLLKVTMLPNPSHLEAINPVTQGKTRARQQLKQEGDYSPDENAQPGNKVVCLQVHGDASFSGQGIVPETFTISLLPHFRVGGSIHLIVNNQVGYTTPSARGRSSLYCSDVGKMVGCAVVHVNGDDAEEVVRATRLAVEYQRRFRKDVILDLLCYRRWGHNELDEPGFTNPAMYKIIRSRKSIPDSYADQLISEGLMTEEECGAIRTAHYGMLNDKLANMTLYSPPPTNLQGRWGGLEEPQARVTHWDTGVPVPLLQYVGAKSVEIPEEVQLHSHLGKMHVAGRRAKVENGTNLDWSTAEAMAFGSLLCQGFNIRISGQDVGRGTFSQRHAMIVCQDTDDMYIPLNHIDPEQKGFMEVCNSALSEEAVLGFEYGMAIAQPKLLPIWEAQFGDFFNGAQIIFDTFLSGGEAKWLLQCGMVILLPHGYDGAGPEHSSCRMERFLQLCDSKEEGVDGDNVNMGVVNPTTPAQYFHLLRRQMIRNFRKPLIVAGPKTLLRLSGATSSLADMAPGTSFKPVIGDTSVTPASVQRVVLCSGKHYYALLKQRETSAATQTTALIRLEELCPFPLEALQQELTKYTNAKEFVWSQEEPQNMGPWSFVAPRFEKQLACKLRLVSRPTLPAPAVGIGTLHHQQNEAILTATFSS